In Marinobacter salsuginis, the genomic stretch ACGACAGCCAGATAACTCCACCGCTGGCCGCTCCAGACATAGGTGATGTCACCACACCACGCCTGATTGGGCCGGCCTAACGTAAACTCACGAGCCAGATGGTTCGGGATATCCGGTCGCTCAACGGTCGCCTGCTTGTAGGCGTGAGGACCCGGCTGCTTACAGATCAGCCCCAGTTCACTCATCAATCGTCGAACCTTGAAGCGCCCAATAACAACGCCGTCGTCATTGAGCATGCCCTTGATCGTTCTACTGCCGGCAGAGCTGCGGCTCTTGGTAAAGAGACGGTTTACCTGAGCCTTCAGGGCCAGACGCTCAACATTCACGTGCTTCCGCCGTTGGCGGTATTCGTAATAGCTGGAACGGCTGATATCAAACGCATTGCAGACCATTTCAACAGGCATTTGCTCACTTAACTGGTCTATCAGCGCGTACGATTCATGTCGTCCGACATCAAGAGAGCGGTAGCCTTTTTTAGTATGTCTTTCTCCTGCTCAAGGCGCTTGCAGCGGGCTTCCAGCTCCTGAATACGGCGCTGCTCCGGGGTTAACGCCTTGCCCTTCGGGGTGACACCGTCACGCTCCTCGGTCAGTTGGTTAACCCAGCGCCGGATAGCGCTTTCACCAATTCCCAGGGACACGCTCGCCTGGGGAATCGTGTAACCTTGATCCAGCACCAGGCTGGCTGCTTCCTGTTTGAACTCAGGAGAAAAAGAACGTCGCTTTCTGGTCATCAGACACCTCGTTTATGGTGGCGATCTTACCACCTACGTTGGTGTCCGGAATCATTGAACCACTACAGGAAACATAAGTTGTCATGCAATCATACAGGCACGATCTCAAAGCAACGGTACTCGCGGCGTTAGTCTTTATGGCACCCAATGCAACTACAGCCCAGGCGTCGGATGACCAGATTCGCGTTGCTCGGGAAATGATCAGAACGCTGGAAGCCTATGCCGTTTATAAAATGGGTCAGTATGACCTTGCGTTCGAGCGCTATCTTACACTCGCCGAGGACGGGAATCCTCAGGGCATGCTTAACGTAGCTAACATGTACTCGGAGGGTAAGGGAGTAGAACAGAGTTACAGCAATGCCTTTCGTTGGTATCTGCGGGCAGCTGAAATCGGCGACTGGATTGCCATGGAACAGGTTGAAAGCGCTTACCGCACGGGAAAAGGCGTGCAGAAGGACACCGAGCGCGCTGAGTATTGGGAAATGCGCGCCCGAGCTGGTGACTGACGATGGCGAACCAGCGGCCCGACTCAGAACATCGTTATGCCCAAATCTGAATGTTCGCTTTGCGACCAGTCCGGGCTCCTCGAATTCCTTAAACAAGAGCGAACATCCGCAACTCTTAATTTCTCCCGTTTCCCGCTTGAAATCAGACAAACATATTACCTTCATTGCTTGGGAGCGCGTTTTGGGATCAGATCGCGGGCTGTCCTCTCCCAATTGGGACCGACTTCGACACGAATGTCCCGAGCAGTTATTTCCTCACCGCATTCGGAGCAAGTAGTCACCGGAGACATGCGGTGGCCGCAGGATTTATGGATGTGTATCAGAGGAACCCCGCGCTCATCGGTCATGTAAGTGTTGCCCCAATGCACCAGTGCCATGATTACCGGGTGTAGGGCTAGCCCTTTTTCGGTCAGCCGGTATTCCTCTCGAAGTGGTTTTTCCTGATACGGAACTTTGGTCAGTACATCGTTCTCAACGAGCTTTTTCAGCCGGTCCGTTAAGACGTGACGGGTAATGCCAAGCCGGCTTTCGAACTGATCGAATCGACGTACTCCCAGAAAACAGTCCCGCAGGATGATGAGTGTCCAGCGATCACCGACAACAGCCAAGGCTCTGGCCACTGAACATGGCTCTTGATCCAGCTCTTCCCAACGCATGTGTTAACTCCCCTTGGATTCCTCTCTCATTTTATCTTGACAGGTTCCAAAAAGGAACTGACTATTAGTTGGTTCCAAAAAAGAACCCAAATGTAGCAAGGGGCAAAGAGTTATGACAAATGACGAACAACAAGTGGCTGTAGTGATCGGTGCCGGCGACGCCACTGGTGGGGCGATTGCACAACGATTTGCCAGAGAGGGCTATGTGGTCGTTGCAACAAGACGTCATCAGGACGCCTTAGCTCCGCTCGTCCAAAAGATTGAAGAAAATGGCGGTAAGGCCATCGGACTGGGCTGCGATGCTCGTGACGAAGAGGCTATGTGCGGTTTGTTCTCAAAAATTGAGTCAGAAATCGGTGAAGTAGGTGTTGTGGTGTTCAACATCGGTGCCAATGTTCAGTTTTCGATTACCGAGACAACCGGACGTGTTTACCGAAAGGTGTGGGAAATGGCCGCATTCGCGGGATTCCTTGCTGGCAGGGAGGCGGCCAAAGTCATGCTGCCGCGGAGCCGGGGAACCATCATCTTTACGGGTGCTACGGCTTCCATGCGGGGCGGTGCCGGTTTTGCCGCGTTTTCCAGTGCCAAGTTCGCCTTGAGAGCCCTGGCTCAGAGTATGGCCAGAGAACTGGGGCCCAAAGGTATTCACGTGGCGCACTCAATCATCGACGGTGCGATTGACACCGCCTTTATCCGCGATAACTTTCCAGATCGCTACGCGCTTAAAGCGCAGGGCGGTATCCTCGATCCCGACCATATTGCAGAGCAGTATTGGCGGCTCCACGAACAACCCAGAGACTGCTGGACCCATGAACTGGACCTCCGGCCCTGGATGGAAACCTTTTAGGGAGTGACGCCATGACTCAAATAATCGATTTCTATTTTGATGTGGGAAGCCCTGCCAGTTACCTGGCCTGGACACAGCTGCCCGCGCTGGCTCAAAGAGCAAACTCAGACATACGCTGGAAGCCCATGCTGCTGGGGGGCGTCTTCAAAGCTACCGACAATCAGTCGCCAGCGATGAATCCAACGAAATCCCGCTATACACGCATGGATATGGAACGTTTTGCTCGGGCTTACGGTGTGACCCTGAACTTCAATCCCTATTTCCCGATAAACACGCTTTTACTGATGCGGGGTGCCGTTGGCTTTTTGGGTGCTCCGGAGTTTCATCGGTATCTGGAAGCAGTGTTTCGCGCGATGTGGGTTGATCAGAAAAACATGAATGATCCCGAAGTCGCGGCTAACGTGCTTTCCCTGGCAGGATTTAATCCCGGCAAAGTGCTGGCTCTTTGTGAAGACCCATCCGTAAAGGCCGAACTCAAACGGCTCACCGAAGAAGCGGTAAGGCGTGGTATCTTTGGCGCTCCTACGTTTTTCGTTGGTGACGAGATGTTCTTCGGACAAGATCGAATGCCGCAGTTGGAAAATTACCTTTCAGTCAGCCGGGGAGCAGAAATTTGAACGCCTCTTCGGGCACCTATGATCGGCTGATCAACCCTGTCCTGATTGCCGGGTGCATCATCATTCTGGTCAGTTTCGCGGTTCGTGCTTCGTTCGGGCTGTTCCAGTTGCCGATTGCCCTGGAGTTTCAATGGCCGCGGGAGTCGTTTTCACTGGCCATTGCGATTCAGAACCTGTTCTGGGGCATAGGGCAACCGATCTTTGGCGCCTTCGCGGAACGCTATGGCGACCGGAAGGCGATTCTGGGCGGTGGCGCTTTTTACGTGGTCGGGTTGGTGTTGTCGGCTTTTGCTATAACTCCTGGGCAACATCAGTTGCTGGAAATGCTGGTTGGTTTCGGCATCGCGGGTACGGGGTTCGGAGTCATCCTCGCCGTGGTCGGGCGTGCGGCTTCAGACAAACACCGGTCGATGGCGCTCGGAATCGCCACGGCAGCAGGTTCTGCCGGCCAGATCGTCGGTCCGCCCGTGGCCAACGCTCTTCTTAGCCAGATGCCCTGGCAGTCGGTGTTTCTTGCCTGCGCAGGCTTTATCGTGCTCTCCATGATGGCTTTGTTGCTCATGCGAGCACCGAAGCCGCAGAAGCCCATGGGGAGCGAGGAGCCCATCGGTGTTGTCATCAAGCGTGCGGTGCGTGACCCGTCGTTCCTGTTTATTTTTATCGGTTTCTTTTCCTGTGGCTACCAACTGGCTTTTATCACTGCACACTTCCCGGCGTTCATTACGGAAATGTGCGGCCCAATTGCCCCGGACAGCCTGCTATATACGCTTGGGGTGACGTCGGCTTCCGGTCTTGGCGCCATTTCCATCGCACTGATTGGGCTGTTCAATATTGGCGGAACACTGTGCGCTGGTTGGCTGGGTAACAAGTACTCCCGGAAATACCTGTTGGCCAGCGTCTACCTGCTGAGAACGCTTGTGTCGGCGGCCTTTATCATGACCCCGATCACCCCAGAAACGGTGGTGCTGTTTTCCGTTGCCATGGGTTCGCTCTGGTTGGCCACCGTACCGTTGACATCGGGGCTGGTCGCTCATATTTACGGCCTGAAATACATGGGTACGCTCTACGGCCTGGTATTCTTTTCCCATCAACTGGGCGGCTTTTTGGGGGTCTGGCTGGGTGGCGCGATGTATGACACCTACAACGACTATACTCTGGTCTGGTGGGTTGGCGTGGGGGTCGGGGCCCTGTCAGCGGTGATTCACTTGCCGGTTAAGGAATATCCCTGGTCTCAGCGAAAGGCGACAGCGCTGGCCGCTTGATCAAGCTTTGCTTCGTTTATCTGACTACGAATGCTCGCAGCTGAGTCTCAGCTGAACGGCGATGGTTTGGGCGCTAGTTTCTGCTTGAAGCCATTAATTTGGACACAACCAAATAAAAAAGGCCTGCGTTTTCACGCAAGCCTTTGAAATAATGGCCCGCCCGATAGGATTCGAACCTATGACCTTTGCCTCCGGAGGGCAACGCTCTATCCAGCTGAGCTACGGGCGGAACGAAAGCCGGCAGCGGTGTGCCGATTTCGAGTGCGCAATGTTACGTGCGAAGCGGGTCGCTGTCCAGCCCCTGCGGGCAAGTCCCGGCGTCAGCTTTGGATGAGTCGCTGCTCCGGGGTGATTGTCACCAGATTGCTGTCGTTGCTGAAGGTGACTTCGCCGTCCTGAATGGTTACCTGGAAGCTCATGGAGCGGTTGGCGAGCTTGGCCAGGGCTTCGGTGCTGTCGCCGGGCAGGTGAAAGATGGTGAGGTTGTCGAAACGCTCCAGCTTGCCATGATGTTTGTCCCACCAGACGGGGAAAGCCCGATCGCCATAGGTGTACAGGATCACTTTGCCGGCGCGGTTACAGGCCTTTCTCAGTCGATCCTCTTCTGGCAGCCCCAGCTCAATCCACACTTCAATCTCGCCGGTCAGGTCTTTCTGCCAAAGCTCGGGTTCGTCATCGGTGCTCAGCCCCTTGGTGAATTCCAGGGTCTCGCTGGCGTTCAGGGCAAAGGCGAGCAGTCGGATCATCATTCGCTGGTCGGTTTCTGACGGATGTTGGGCCACAGTCAGGTGATGATCCGCGTAGTAGTGACGGTCCATGTCGGCAATGTTGAGCGTCGCCTTGTGGATGGTTGCTTTGAGCGCCATGGGCTTCCTGAATTGGTATCTGAGTGGTGGATTGGGCTAGTGTAATGCAATTCTTTCCCGGGTGAGTGTAAGCGCATGCCGATGTTGCGTGGTTTTCTGGTTCTGGTGCTGTTTTTTATTCTTGGCGAGTCTGTGCGCCTGCTTCTGGCGTTGCCGGTGAGTGGCGGCGTGCTGGGTATGGTGGTTATTACGTTTACCCTGATGGTTAAAGGCAGTGTCAGTGATGATCTGGCCCGGGCCAGCCAGGGCCTGATTTCGGTACTTGTACTCCTGATCATGCCGGGAGTTGTGGGGGTGTTCTTCACGGCGGACCAGTTCTCGGGCCAATGGCTGGCGGTTGCGGCGGCGCTATTGGCGGGCACCTTCCTGAGTGTTCTGACGACTTTGCTGTTAATGAAGGCTGTGACCGCCAGGGGAGTGAGCGATCATGAGTGAATTTTTTGCCCGCTTCCAGGCGTTACCGGACACGCTTGCCGCCACTCCAATCCTGGCGATCGGTTTGACGCTTGGTGCCTTCTTCGCCGGCAACTGGCTTTTTTCCCGCATCGGGCGGCCCCTGTGGTTGCCGCCGGTGGTCCTCTCTGCGTGCCTGTTGTCCGGTGTTATCGCAGCGTTGGCGGTGGATTACCAGGATTACCAGCAAGGCGCGCGCTGGCTGACGGTATTGCTGGGGCCGGCCACCGTGGCGTTGGGGATTCCGCTTTACCAACAGATGCACCATATCCGTGCCATGTGGCGCCCGATTGTGGTCACTCTGCCGATTGCCGCCACCATGGCGGCGGTTTACGCCGTCGTGATTGGCTGGGCTCTGGGGGCCACGCCGGAGGTGCTGGCGTCCCTGGCGCCCAAGTCGGTAACAGCACCCATCGCCATTGGAATAACGGAGCAATTGGGCGGTTCCGTGCCCCTCATGATGGGCGGGCTTCTGATTACCGGCGTGGTGGCAACCCTCTTCGTTGACCTGCTTGCGCGGCTTTTGCCGGTTAAAGACGAGCGTATCCTCGGTTTTGCCCTGGGTTTGAATGGTCATGCGATTGGCACGGCGCGGGCGTTTGAAATCAGTCACGCCGCCGGTGCCTTTGCCTCGCTCGGGATGGGGCTCACTGGCGTGTTTACGGCCCTGATCTTACCTCTGGTTTTCCGGCTGTAAGTCTGCGCCAAATCAGGTCATTCACCTGGCGTATAGCCCCTTGTCGTAATTTCGATTGCCCTAAGTGTTTTCCGAGACTAGCTTGTTGGCCAGGCATTCGGCGCCGTTCTGCGCCGATATTCCGTGAAAATTCCTAAAACAGCGACGGAAAACGCGATGAAAAAACTGATTGCAGCATTTGTCGGTTCCATGGCCCTGGCATCGGCACCGGTAGCCCTCTCTGCCGAGGCGACCAAGGAACTGAAGATGGCGTACGACGCCGACCCCGTGACCCTCGATATTCATGAGCAGCTGTCTGGCGGCATCCTTCAACTGTCCCATATGACCTTCGATCCGCTGCTGCGCTGGACCAAGGATCTTGGCTTTGAGCCGCGACTGGCAGAGAGCTGGGAGCGGATTGACGAAAACACCATGCGCTTCAAACTGCGTGAGGGCGTTAAGTTCCATTCCGGCAACGAGCTGACGACCGCCGATGTGAAGTTCACCTTCGATCGCCTGAAGCAGAGCCAGGATTTCAAGGCCATCTTCAAGCCTTTCAGCAGCATTAACATCATCGATGATTACACCTTCGAGCTGGTGACCCGCGAGCCGTATCCGCTGCTGCTGAATACCGCCACCTATATTTTCCCGTTCGACAGCGAGTTCTACACCGGCCAGACCGAAGACGGCAAGGACAAGAGTGCCATCCTCAAGCACGGCAACTCCTTCGCGTCCGAGAATCTGTCGGGTACCGGTCCGTATACCGTGACTGAGCGCAAGCAGGGTGTGCGCGTCGAGTTCGAACGCTTTGACGACTACTGGGATACCGAGTCTCCGGGTAACGTCGGCAAGATCGTGCTGACTCCGATCAAGGAGAACAACACCCGCGTTTCTGCCCTGCTGTCTGGTGGCGTCGACTTCATCGCGCCGGTTCCGCCCAATGATCTGGAGCGTATCCGCAACGACAAGAACGCCAACCTGGTCACCATGAGCGGTACCCGCATCATCCTGTTCCACATGAACCAGGAGCGTGTGGAAGCCTTCAAGAACCCGAAGGTTCGCCAGGCAATCGCCTATGCGGTCAATCAGGAAGGCATTGCAGCCAAGATCATGAAGGGTTTCGCAACCCCGGCCGCCCAGATGTCCCCAGAAGGCTACCAGGGTTATAACGAGTCTCTGAAACCGCGCTTCGATGTGGCCAAGGCCCAGCAACTGATGAAGGAAGCCGGTTATGAGGATGGCTTCACCATCACCATGATGGCGCCGAACAACCGCTACGTGAACGACGACAAGATCGCTCAGGCAGTGGCCGCCATGCTGGCGCGCATCAACATCAAGGTGGATCTGAAAACCCTGCCGAAGGCCCAGTACTGGCCGGAGTACGACAACCGTGCGGCGGACATGATGATGATCGGCTGGCATGCGGATACCGAGGACTCCGCCAACTTCTACGAGTTCCTGACCTTCTGCCCGGATGCCGACAGCGGCGCTGGCCAGTACAACGCCGGCAACTACTGCAACCCTGAAATCGACGCCCTGGTACAGAAGGCCAACGTCGAGACCGACCTGGACAAGCGCGCGGCCATGTTGCAGGAAGTGGAGCAGCGTCTGTATGACGACGCCGCCTTTGTTCCGCTGCACTGGCAGGACCTGGCCTGGGCTTCGAAGAAGAATGTGAAGATTGAGCCGGTGCTCAACGTCATGAACTTCCCGTACCTGGGTGACCTGGTTATCGAGTAATCGCCTCTAACGGCAGGCCGGTGCTGGAGTGATCCGGTGCCGGCCTTTTGTTTGCAAGCCTTATCCGGAAGCTTTCCATGTTAGCGTTTTTGGTTCAGCGGATTTCCCAGGCGTTTCTGGTCATGTTTGTGATCAGTGTGATTGCCTTTGCCATTCAGGATGGCCTCGGGGACCCGCTTCAGGAAATGGTGGGGATGTCCGTCTCCGAGGAGGAGCGGGAAGCCATTCGAGACGAGCTTGGCCTAAATGACCCGATGGTGGTGCAGTACCTGCGTTTTGCGGGCAATGCGCTGCAGGGTGACCTGGGCAACTCCTACTTCTACAGCAAACCTACCTTGGAAGTGATTGCCGAGCACCTGCCGGCAACACTGGAACTGGTCATCGGTGCCAGCCTGATTATTGTGTTTCTATCTGTGCCGATCGGTGTCTATGCCGCGATCCGGCCCCAGGCGTGGTTATCCAAATTCTTTATGGGCGTCAGTACCGTGGGTATTTCCATCCCGGTGTTCCTGACGGCCATTGTGCTGATTCAGCTGTTCTCCATTGGTGTGACGGTGAGCTGGTTTCCGTCGGACACCGGCTGGGGGCAGTGGCTGAACGAGTTCTTTTCCACCGAGGGCGGGTTGCCCTCCTATGGTCGCGGTGATGAGCTGACGCACCTGTTCGGCACCTGGGAATCCGGCTTTTTCTCAAGCGGTGGCCTGATGCACCTGATCCTGCCATCGGTGTCGCTGGCCTCGATCATGCTGCCGCTGTTCATCCGGCTGATCCGGGCCGAGATGATGGAAGTGTTGCAGAGCGACTACGTCCGCTACGCTCGTGCCAAAGGCCTCAGTGCCGGCCGCATCAACTTCCTGCATGCTCTCAAGAACACCATGCTGCCGGTGATCACCGTCGGCGGTGTGCAGATCGGCATCATGGTGGCTTACACCATCCTCACGGAAACCGTGTTCCAGTGGCCGGGCGTGGGCCTGATGTTCCTGGAAGCCATTACCCGCAGCGACATCCCGCTGATCGTGGCTTACCTGATGGTGGTGGGCCTGATCTTCGTGATTACCAATACCCTGGTGGATCTGATCTACGGACTGGTGAACCCCACCGTCAAACTGACAGGAAAGAAAGCATGACAACGGCAACGGTTTCCCGCTGGGACCGCTTCCGCGAGTCCTTCTTCTGGTACAGCTTCAAGCGCGACAAGGTGGCCATTGTCAGCTTCGCCGTGTTGCTGCTGATGGTGCTGGCGGCGGTGTTTGCGCCCCTGCTGGCACCCGCCGATCCCTACGATCTGGCGCAGATCAATATCATGAATTCCGAGCTGCCCCCGGTGGGCATGAGCGGAGCTGATCCGGCCTTCCCCCTGGGCACCGACGCTCAGGGCAGGGATCTGCTGTCCACGATTCTTTACGGTACCCGGGTGTCCCTGATGATCGGTTTCGGGGCGGTGGTCCTGCAGGCGTTTCTGGGCATTCTGTTCGGCCTCCTCGCCGGCTACCTGGGTGGCAAGGTAGACGCGGTGCTGATGCGTATTGCCGATGTGCAATTGTCCTTCTCCACTCTAATGGTTGCCATCATCGTGGGCGCAGTATTCAAGGCCAGCTTCGGCAACCTGATGTTCGGTGAGATCGCCATCTACATGCTGATCTTCATCATCGGTGTCGCCGAGTGGCCCCAGATTGCCCGCACCGTTCGTGCCTCGGTGCTGGCGGAGAAAAAGAAGGAATACGTCGACGCCGCCAAGGTGATGGGCTTCGGGACACGTCGGATCATGTTCCGGCATATCCTGCCCAACACGCTGTCGCCCATCTTTGTTATCGCCACGGTCCAGATTGCCAACGCCATTATCTCCGAGGCGGCCCTGTCGTTCCTGGGGCTTGGCATGCCGGAGACCCAGCCGTCGCTGGGCTCGTTGATCAAATCCGGCTTCGACTACATCCAGAGCGGTTCCTGGTGGATCACACTGATCCCGGGCCTGGTGCTGGTGGTGCTCGTTCTGGTCATCAACCTGTTGGGTGACTGGTTGCGGGATGTGATGAACCCACGGCTGTACAAGGGGTAACACCATGGCACTGTTGGAAGTTAAAGATCTGGATGTGCGCTTTGCTGTCCGTGGTGGTGATCTGACCGCGCTGCGGGGAATCAGTTTTACCCTCGACAAGGGTGAGCGCTTGGGCCTGGTTGGTGAATCCGGTGCCGGTAAGTCGGTGGCGGCGTTCTCGATTCTCAACCTGATTGCCAAGCCGGGCTACATCGCCGGCGGGCAGATCCTGTTCGAGGGCAAGGATCTGGCGGCCATGAGCGAGCGGGAACTGCGGAAAATCCGTGGTAACCGCATTGCCATGATCTTCCAGGACCCGATGATGACCCTGAACCCGGTGCTCACCATTGGCACCCAGATGGTCGAGGCTATCCTGGCCCACAGGAAGATCAGTAAAAAAGAAGCCCGCGCCATTGCGCTGGACCGGCTGCAAAAAGTGCAGATTCCGTCGCCGGAGAAGCGTCTGGATCAGTACCCTCATGAATTGTCCGGAGGTATGCGCCAGCGGGTGATCATTGCCATCGCTCTGCTGCTGGACCCGGAAATCATCATCGCCGATGAGCCGACAACGGCTCTGGATGTCACCATCCAGGCGGAAATCATGGACCTGCTACTGAACCTGTGCGAGCAGGAGAATGTGGCGCTGATGCTGATTACCCACGATCTGGGCGTGGTCTCACAGGTCACCCAGCGAATGCTGGTCATGTATTCCGGCCGGATCATCGAGCAGGGCCCGACCCGGGAAATTATTAACGATGCCCAGCACCCCTACACCCAGGGGCTGATCAACGCGTTGCCCCAGATGGGCGAGCCCGGCGAGCGTCTGTTCCAGATTCCCGGGTCAATGCCGTCTCTGAAGAATGTGCCCTCGGGCTGCCCGTTCCATCCCCGCTGCAAGTTCGCCACCGAACAGTGCAAGCAGGCGATGCCCGAGTATGTCCGCTCTGGCAATGTGAATGTGGCCTGTTACGAAGTCGCCAACCTGATTGAGCAGGAGAAACGCATGCAGGAGGCCGAATCATGACCTCCCCGTTGGTAAGTATCCGCGGTCTTGAGAAACGCTTTGACCTCTCCGGCAGCCTGCTGGAGCAGATCACCTTCGAGGCTGGCCGTTTCCGCCGCAAACAGGAAGCGGTCCATGCCATCAACGGCGTCGATCTGGAAGTGCAAAAGGGCGAAGCCCTGTGCGTGGTGGGCGAATCCGGTTGTGGCAAATCCACCGTGGCCCGTACCGTCATGGGCTTGCTCTCGCCCAGCGCCGGCGAGATCCACTACGACGGCCAGCGCATCGACAACCTGGAGCGCAAGGATTCTCTGCCCTACCGTCGCAAGATGCAGATGATCTTCCAGAACCCCTACGCCTCCCTGAATCCCCGCATGACCATCCAGCAGACCCTGGAGGAGCCGATCCGGTTTCACCATCCGGACTGGTCGCCGGTGCAGGTGCGGGACAAGATCCACGAGGTGATGCATTCGGTGGGCATTGATCCGGACTGGGGTAGCCGCTTTGGCCATGAGTTCTCCGGTGGCCAGCGCCAGCGGATCGCCATTGCTCGCGCCCTGGCAGTGGATCCCGAATTCATTGTGGCGGACGAGCCAATTTCGGCCCTGGACGTGTCTATTCAGGCTCAGGTGCTGAATCTGCTCATGGACGCCCAGGAAAGCCGCGGGCTGACCTATCTGTTCATTACCCACGATCTGGCGGTGGTGGAGCATTTCGGCACCCGGGTGGCGGTGATGTATCTGGGAAGAGTCTGTGAGCTGGCGGATACAAAAACGCTGTTCTCCGCCCCCCGGCATCCATACACTCAGGCGCTGCTTTCTGCGATTCCGAAACTGGAGGACGACCGCCCCAACCACATCCGGCTGAAAGGGGAAGTGCCCACTCCCGTGAATCTGCCGTCGGGCTGCGTGTTCCATGGTCGGTGCCCCTATGCCAACGAGCGATGCCGGCAGGAAATCCCGCAGTTGATCACCACGGATGGCGGTACCCAGGTTGCCTGCCACGCGGTGGAAGAGGGCCGGTTGTAACGGCGCCGCTGCGATAGGCTATGATGCCAGCAGCAGAACTCGCATCGATACAACGACATACCCTTAGGGGACTCCATGGAAGTACGCTGGTTGGAAGATTTTCTGGCGCTGGCCCGAACGCGCCATTTCTCACGTGCTGCTGAATTGCAGCACGTGAGCCAACCTACGTTCAGCCGACGGATCAAACTTTTGGAAGAGGCTATGGGAAGCACGCTGATCAATCGTCAGACGCTGCCCCTCTCATTGACGCCTGCCGGCGAGATCTTCCGGGAACTGTGCGAGCGGATTACCCGGGATGTTCGGGATACCCGTGATCGCATTACCGCTCTTGAAGCCGAGGTGTCTGCCAGGATCAGTGTGGGGTCCACCCAGGGGCTGTTTTCGCACTTCTACCAGGGCTGGGCCCAGGATGCCGGCATCGCTGAACGTCTGCAGCTAAACCTGAACGCTACCAGTTGGGTGGGGGAGCAGTTTCTGGAGGCGCTGGACAGTGGTGAGTGTGATCTGGTTCTGTGTTACTGGCATCCGGATCTGCCCTGGGGCGGCAGGCTGACCGCCGACAGTTACGATTGGCTGGTGCTGGCTCGTGAACACCTGGTCCCGGTCAGCGTTTCTGACGATCAGGGGCATCCCCGGTTTGCCTTGCCGGGCAGTGCTGAACAACCGGTACCGCTGATTGCCTACCACAGTCGTGGTTTCCTGCAATCGGCGATTGAAGGCCATCTTGTTCGCAGCAGGCTAAGCGCCAACCTGTTGCCACTCAATGAGAATACCCAGTCGGCCAGTATCAAGGCGCTGGTCAAACAGGGTTTCGGCATGGGGTGGCTGCCCCGGCGCATGACCGAAAAAAGCGAACAATTCGGCAGTCTGGCGCGTGCTGGTGATGAGAGCTGGGACGTGCCCCTGGAAATCCGCCTGATCCGTCTCCGGGATACCCGCTCGGAAGATCTGTTAACCCTCTGGAAAACACTGGAAGATGGCTATGCCTGATGATGCCCTGTTGCACCTGCAGATCGATCACCTGAAAGAACTGCAGGCCCGATACGAATCGGCGCTGTCGGAGCATGGTTACGACAGCCTGCTCATCTCATCCGGCGCCGCGCCATACCGCTATGGTGATGACCAGGCGTGGCATTTTCAGGGTTACGGTCCGTTCCTTCAGTGGACCGGGCTGGCCGGTCGCGAACACGGCTGGCTCTGGATTCGGGCGGGGCACAAACCCGTGCTGTGGCTGTATGAGCCGGTGGATTTCTGGCACGCCAGTTCGCCTTTGGCGGAAGAACCCTGGCAGCAGTTTATCGAGGTTCGCAGGAGCGATTCACCCGAGGCGCCGTTGTTGGATGATCCCGACAGCCTGGCGGTGATCGGCGACCCCGCACTGATCAGTAATGTTCCCGGAGACACAAACCCGGACGATTTGCTCCGGGAACTGGACGAAACCCGGGTGCGCA encodes the following:
- a CDS encoding ABC transporter substrate-binding protein, with the protein product MKKLIAAFVGSMALASAPVALSAEATKELKMAYDADPVTLDIHEQLSGGILQLSHMTFDPLLRWTKDLGFEPRLAESWERIDENTMRFKLREGVKFHSGNELTTADVKFTFDRLKQSQDFKAIFKPFSSINIIDDYTFELVTREPYPLLLNTATYIFPFDSEFYTGQTEDGKDKSAILKHGNSFASENLSGTGPYTVTERKQGVRVEFERFDDYWDTESPGNVGKIVLTPIKENNTRVSALLSGGVDFIAPVPPNDLERIRNDKNANLVTMSGTRIILFHMNQERVEAFKNPKVRQAIAYAVNQEGIAAKIMKGFATPAAQMSPEGYQGYNESLKPRFDVAKAQQLMKEAGYEDGFTITMMAPNNRYVNDDKIAQAVAAMLARINIKVDLKTLPKAQYWPEYDNRAADMMMIGWHADTEDSANFYEFLTFCPDADSGAGQYNAGNYCNPEIDALVQKANVETDLDKRAAMLQEVEQRLYDDAAFVPLHWQDLAWASKKNVKIEPVLNVMNFPYLGDLVIE
- a CDS encoding ABC transporter ATP-binding protein; the protein is MALLEVKDLDVRFAVRGGDLTALRGISFTLDKGERLGLVGESGAGKSVAAFSILNLIAKPGYIAGGQILFEGKDLAAMSERELRKIRGNRIAMIFQDPMMTLNPVLTIGTQMVEAILAHRKISKKEARAIALDRLQKVQIPSPEKRLDQYPHELSGGMRQRVIIAIALLLDPEIIIADEPTTALDVTIQAEIMDLLLNLCEQENVALMLITHDLGVVSQVTQRMLVMYSGRIIEQGPTREIINDAQHPYTQGLINALPQMGEPGERLFQIPGSMPSLKNVPSGCPFHPRCKFATEQCKQAMPEYVRSGNVNVACYEVANLIEQEKRMQEAES
- a CDS encoding ABC transporter ATP-binding protein codes for the protein MTSPLVSIRGLEKRFDLSGSLLEQITFEAGRFRRKQEAVHAINGVDLEVQKGEALCVVGESGCGKSTVARTVMGLLSPSAGEIHYDGQRIDNLERKDSLPYRRKMQMIFQNPYASLNPRMTIQQTLEEPIRFHHPDWSPVQVRDKIHEVMHSVGIDPDWGSRFGHEFSGGQRQRIAIARALAVDPEFIVADEPISALDVSIQAQVLNLLMDAQESRGLTYLFITHDLAVVEHFGTRVAVMYLGRVCELADTKTLFSAPRHPYTQALLSAIPKLEDDRPNHIRLKGEVPTPVNLPSGCVFHGRCPYANERCRQEIPQLITTDGGTQVACHAVEEGRL
- a CDS encoding ABC transporter permease, which codes for MTTATVSRWDRFRESFFWYSFKRDKVAIVSFAVLLLMVLAAVFAPLLAPADPYDLAQINIMNSELPPVGMSGADPAFPLGTDAQGRDLLSTILYGTRVSLMIGFGAVVLQAFLGILFGLLAGYLGGKVDAVLMRIADVQLSFSTLMVAIIVGAVFKASFGNLMFGEIAIYMLIFIIGVAEWPQIARTVRASVLAEKKKEYVDAAKVMGFGTRRIMFRHILPNTLSPIFVIATVQIANAIISEAALSFLGLGMPETQPSLGSLIKSGFDYIQSGSWWITLIPGLVLVVLVLVINLLGDWLRDVMNPRLYKG
- a CDS encoding ABC transporter permease, with product MLAFLVQRISQAFLVMFVISVIAFAIQDGLGDPLQEMVGMSVSEEEREAIRDELGLNDPMVVQYLRFAGNALQGDLGNSYFYSKPTLEVIAEHLPATLELVIGASLIIVFLSVPIGVYAAIRPQAWLSKFFMGVSTVGISIPVFLTAIVLIQLFSIGVTVSWFPSDTGWGQWLNEFFSTEGGLPSYGRGDELTHLFGTWESGFFSSGGLMHLILPSVSLASIMLPLFIRLIRAEMMEVLQSDYVRYARAKGLSAGRINFLHALKNTMLPVITVGGVQIGIMVAYTILTETVFQWPGVGLMFLEAITRSDIPLIVAYLMVVGLIFVITNTLVDLIYGLVNPTVKLTGKKA